One genomic region from Candidatus Caldarchaeum subterraneum encodes:
- a CDS encoding ABC transporter ATP-binding protein produces the protein MRFSETLLDVLNLVKKFGRVIAVDGVTFNVEKGECLALLGPSGCGKTTTLRCVAGLEKADMGEIRIGDRVVFSKDTFLPPEKRGVGMVFQSYALWPHMTVFDNVAYPLKIRKYQKTEIKNRVSHALELVGLAGFENRYPSQLSGGQQQRVALARAIVYEPSLILLDEPLSNLDAKLREKMRVELKRLLKKIGLTTLYVTHDQEEAFVIADKVAVMNNGKIMQMGKPLEIYERPINSFVAEFIGRANLIEARVVERGDNSGMGLISLRKLGDIMLQCRVPEYIGTECIAVIRSNEIAIRSSGRENGLNTLTGHVSFIEFRGQYIDLRVDVGNGVEMVVSTHRFCGVANIEELSVGKKVHLYIEPDAITLTQ, from the coding sequence ATGAGATTTTCGGAAACTTTGCTGGATGTTCTAAATCTAGTTAAAAAATTTGGGCGAGTGATTGCAGTTGACGGGGTCACGTTTAATGTCGAGAAGGGTGAATGCCTGGCTCTTCTAGGACCCAGCGGCTGCGGCAAAACAACAACCCTCCGATGTGTCGCAGGCCTCGAGAAAGCCGATATGGGAGAGATACGGATAGGAGACCGGGTTGTGTTTTCGAAGGATACTTTCCTACCGCCAGAGAAAAGAGGTGTTGGAATGGTTTTCCAAAGCTACGCTCTGTGGCCGCATATGACCGTTTTCGACAACGTCGCCTATCCGCTGAAAATTAGAAAATATCAAAAAACAGAGATAAAAAACAGGGTTAGTCATGCCCTTGAACTGGTTGGCCTCGCAGGATTTGAGAACAGGTATCCGAGCCAGTTGAGCGGCGGACAGCAGCAGCGGGTGGCACTTGCTAGAGCCATAGTGTATGAGCCGAGCCTAATTTTGTTGGACGAGCCGTTAAGCAACTTGGACGCTAAACTACGGGAGAAGATGAGGGTGGAGCTGAAGAGGCTTCTCAAAAAAATCGGCTTAACCACGCTCTATGTAACACATGACCAGGAAGAAGCCTTCGTCATCGCTGACAAAGTCGCTGTCATGAATAACGGAAAGATAATGCAAATGGGCAAACCCCTGGAAATATATGAAAGACCTATCAACAGCTTCGTCGCAGAATTCATAGGACGAGCAAACCTGATTGAGGCCAGAGTTGTTGAGAGAGGGGACAATTCTGGCATGGGCTTGATATCCTTAAGAAAACTCGGCGACATTATGCTACAGTGCCGTGTTCCCGAATACATTGGAACAGAATGCATAGCCGTTATAAGGTCCAACGAAATAGCCATTCGAAGCAGCGGGCGGGAAAATGGGTTAAACACATTGACCGGCCATGTTTCATTCATCGAGTTCCGGGGGCAGTATATTGACCTGAGAGTGGACGTCGGCAACGGAGTGGAGATGGTTGTCAGCACTCATCGGTTCTGCGGAGTTGCAAACATCGAGGAACTTAGCGTCGGTAAAAAAGTGCACCTCTACATCGAGCCTGATGCAATAACCTTAACCCAGTAG
- a CDS encoding methylated-DNA-[protein]-cysteine S-methyltransferase, whose translation MCMLMVHFFNGPGKVSHVFDACVWKNGAGLKIIGWSCVVVFVREVVSVDCLMSPIGLVCFASTRRGVFRVVWGVGMNAFVRVLVREGVVVGDGAAEVNDLVKRQLGEYFEGVRRVFNVPIDLRVAGFAGKVLNVVASIPFGEVRSYRDVAVSVGSPKAYRAVGNAVARNPVPIIIPCHRVVKSDGSIGLYGGDENVKAWLLRHEGITLLPERLPALARLKIVK comes from the coding sequence TTGTGCATGCTTATGGTTCATTTTTTTAATGGACCTGGAAAAGTTAGTCATGTTTTCGACGCATGTGTTTGGAAAAATGGAGCTGGGTTAAAGATTATTGGTTGGTCTTGTGTTGTGGTTTTTGTGAGAGAGGTTGTTTCGGTGGATTGTTTGATGTCGCCTATTGGTTTGGTTTGTTTCGCTTCTACGAGGCGTGGTGTTTTTAGGGTGGTGTGGGGTGTGGGTATGAATGCATTTGTCAGGGTCCTCGTTAGGGAGGGAGTCGTTGTTGGGGACGGGGCTGCAGAGGTTAATGATTTGGTCAAGAGACAGCTTGGGGAGTATTTCGAGGGTGTGAGGCGGGTCTTTAATGTACCGATTGACCTCCGTGTTGCCGGTTTCGCGGGGAAGGTGTTGAACGTTGTCGCCTCCATCCCTTTCGGGGAGGTGCGGAGCTATAGAGATGTGGCTGTTTCTGTGGGCAGTCCAAAAGCGTACAGGGCTGTTGGAAACGCGGTCGCCCGCAACCCTGTCCCGATAATTATACCTTGCCACCGAGTAGTGAAATCCGACGGCTCAATCGGACTCTACGGGGGCGATGAGAACGTTAAGGCTTGGCTTCTACGCCACGAAGGAATAACATTATTACCTGAGAGGTTGCCAGCACTAGCGCGTCTCAAAATAGTAAAATGA
- a CDS encoding conserved hypothetical protein (sulfonate/nitrate/taurine ABC transporter substrate-binding protein), protein MEKILMPSVFSILLTGERILLGFNKFAFHWFFPELVALEHGFFGENGLRCELVELRGGGVEKSDLYVDALRTGKTDFYHCGEWVGVVRVLKNTAGKIVAQSKPAPGTLNSSFTIFVRQDSGISSPRDLAGKSIAVEAGTGSFYAARMDLEPYVKSEEIRLISVSEPHARLKALMDGRVSAASLLGPWTKIAVKLGLKPVLTTKRDNPTLLIVSDRLGDETVVRLIKSINKAVEKINSDPSAYSDLYMDYLRQVVDEGGLDSRWLDSLDKDSLVDRWSTWEPYSYSRLYQVSRWMLERGLVSTVPDNNVVRSLRI, encoded by the coding sequence TTGGAAAAGATATTAATGCCCAGTGTGTTTTCCATCCTGTTGACGGGAGAAAGAATCCTACTTGGTTTCAACAAGTTCGCTTTTCACTGGTTCTTTCCCGAGCTCGTTGCTTTAGAGCATGGGTTTTTTGGTGAGAACGGTCTGAGATGCGAGTTGGTGGAGTTGAGGGGTGGAGGGGTGGAAAAGTCAGACCTCTACGTGGATGCTTTGAGAACAGGTAAAACAGATTTTTACCACTGCGGCGAATGGGTGGGTGTTGTCAGGGTTTTAAAGAACACGGCGGGGAAAATTGTCGCGCAGTCCAAGCCCGCACCCGGTACGCTCAACTCTTCTTTCACAATATTTGTTAGACAGGATTCAGGAATCTCGTCGCCAAGGGATTTGGCTGGTAAGTCGATAGCGGTTGAAGCGGGAACAGGCTCTTTTTACGCCGCCCGCATGGATTTAGAGCCTTATGTGAAGAGTGAGGAGATAAGGCTGATCAGCGTGTCGGAGCCTCATGCTAGGCTGAAGGCTTTGATGGATGGACGTGTAAGCGCGGCAAGTCTTCTCGGGCCTTGGACGAAGATAGCTGTAAAACTTGGACTCAAGCCTGTTTTAACCACTAAACGGGACAACCCCACTCTTCTCATCGTCTCCGACCGTCTCGGCGACGAAACGGTTGTAAGGCTTATCAAATCTATTAACAAAGCAGTTGAAAAAATTAACTCAGACCCCTCGGCGTACAGTGATTTGTACATGGATTATCTTAGGCAAGTGGTTGACGAGGGCGGATTGGACAGCAGATGGCTGGACAGCTTAGACAAAGACTCCCTTGTAGATAGATGGAGTACCTGGGAACCATATTCATACAGTCGCTTGTATCAAGTTTCGCGCTGGATGTTGGAGAGAGGGCTTGTTTCCACGGTGCCTGACAACAATGTTGTGAGGAGTCTGCGGATTTAA
- a CDS encoding 3-oxoacyl-[acyl-carrier protein] reductase, translating to MSSPPLTELISLKGRKALVTGAASGIGRSVSERFAEAGASLVLVDINEPSLTSVASAIKDRYGVEVEAKKADLSRKREIDELWAGLKERAPDILVNNAGIYEFRDFLEVDEDFLERTLDVNLKSVFYMCQHMVRTRGDRGGVIVNVSSIEAVIHLVKGLTHYGVSKIGLVGLTRALAREYGGKGFRVNAVMPGGIHTPGTDKVRNEALKRLQLGFFITGMNFISRIPLKRLGEPDEVARVILFLASDLSSYVNGSVLVVDGGYLTD from the coding sequence ATGTCTTCACCCCCTTTGACCGAGTTAATTTCTCTGAAAGGTAGAAAAGCATTGGTTACTGGGGCTGCTTCGGGGATAGGGAGGTCGGTCTCGGAGAGGTTTGCAGAGGCTGGCGCCAGCCTGGTTCTCGTGGACATCAACGAGCCCTCCCTAACGAGCGTCGCCTCAGCCATCAAAGATAGATATGGGGTTGAAGTTGAGGCGAAAAAAGCAGACCTGTCCAGGAAGAGGGAGATAGACGAACTATGGGCCGGCCTGAAGGAGCGGGCTCCGGACATTCTGGTTAATAACGCGGGCATATACGAGTTCCGCGACTTCTTAGAAGTTGATGAGGATTTTCTTGAGAGAACTCTCGATGTGAACTTGAAGTCCGTGTTCTACATGTGCCAGCACATGGTTAGAACGCGTGGTGATAGGGGTGGTGTGATAGTAAACGTCAGCTCTATCGAGGCCGTCATCCATCTAGTCAAAGGCCTGACCCACTACGGCGTCAGCAAAATCGGCCTCGTCGGACTGACCAGGGCTCTGGCACGTGAATATGGAGGAAAGGGCTTCAGGGTCAACGCCGTTATGCCCGGTGGAATTCATACACCCGGGACAGATAAGGTCAGGAACGAAGCCCTCAAAAGACTCCAGCTCGGATTCTTCATCACAGGTATGAATTTCATATCACGCATACCTTTGAAAAGGTTGGGAGAACCAGACGAAGTGGCGAGGGTCATACTTTTCCTAGCCTCAGATCTATCAAGCTACGTGAATGGTTCAGTATTAGTCGTAGACGGCGGATATCTAACAGACTGA
- a CDS encoding iron complex ABC transporter permease — protein MRLKQYTPRLLTYIIFTIGGFLVLQPAAFLFFGTVWSSAPGKPGHLTFSNYIELFNDKYLGTVLLNTFVFAAGSALLATVVGSTLAFLASRTDVFFKKTVVYASLITFAIPSSVESIGWTYLLSPRTGLVNMAYMRLTGFEEPLVNLYTLQGMTLVMGINLTPVALMITAPTFTLFDRSLEEIGRISGGGLFQVYKRIVLPLSAPSIASAFLYCFIVALEAFDTPAIIGIPSGVYVITTTIYSQLVSEVPPRYGSATAYATTLLTISILLIIVYNWFSKKADRYETLTGKTGIVAELSLGKYRPLGTLILIGYLLIHPIPLIATLAAASFQKYWNPEYLFTNITLDNYIKFFNYPTTSQAFVNSLVVSFSSTALAVGIGFLGTYFSVRRPIRGGRALTTLLSIPLAFPPIVLAVGIFWSVIYIDIGLYGTIWALVYAYSLRYIPLVIRFLSGSLLQIHRDLEDSAIVHGGGVFTTITRITIPLLRTAVSSAALYVFIRTITDLGVAVLLVTHNSTVLSTTLFALWNTGEKLTVVAGGLIYTTTLMCLLFIAHRFGFRIIREKTI, from the coding sequence ATGCGGCTAAAGCAGTATACCCCAAGACTCCTAACCTACATAATCTTCACCATAGGAGGTTTTCTGGTTCTCCAACCGGCTGCCTTTCTCTTTTTTGGCACTGTTTGGAGTTCAGCACCCGGAAAACCTGGCCACTTGACTTTTTCCAACTATATTGAGTTGTTCAATGACAAGTATCTTGGAACAGTTTTGTTAAACACTTTTGTGTTCGCCGCGGGGTCCGCTCTGCTGGCCACCGTTGTCGGCTCAACTCTTGCATTCTTAGCCTCCCGTACAGATGTGTTCTTCAAAAAAACCGTCGTTTACGCCTCCTTAATCACTTTCGCCATCCCCTCCTCCGTAGAAAGCATTGGCTGGACCTATTTGCTCAGCCCGAGGACAGGCTTAGTCAACATGGCTTACATGCGTTTAACCGGGTTTGAGGAGCCGTTGGTAAACCTTTACACGTTGCAGGGGATGACGTTGGTTATGGGGATAAACCTCACCCCCGTAGCACTTATGATTACAGCTCCGACATTCACCTTGTTCGATAGGTCGCTTGAAGAGATTGGGAGAATATCCGGCGGAGGGTTGTTCCAAGTTTATAAACGTATAGTGCTTCCTCTCAGCGCCCCATCCATCGCGTCAGCATTCCTTTACTGCTTCATAGTAGCCCTCGAAGCCTTTGATACACCTGCCATAATAGGCATACCGTCGGGCGTCTACGTGATAACCACAACAATATACTCACAGTTGGTGAGCGAGGTTCCTCCAAGATACGGTTCGGCAACAGCCTACGCTACAACTTTGTTAACCATATCCATTCTGCTGATTATTGTCTACAACTGGTTTTCAAAAAAAGCCGATAGATACGAGACGCTGACCGGGAAAACAGGTATAGTCGCCGAGTTAAGCCTTGGAAAATACAGGCCCCTAGGAACGTTGATCTTGATTGGATATCTCTTGATACATCCCATACCCTTGATAGCCACTTTAGCAGCAGCATCCTTCCAAAAATACTGGAACCCGGAGTATCTATTCACGAACATCACTTTGGACAACTACATAAAATTCTTCAACTATCCAACAACAAGCCAAGCATTTGTAAACAGTTTAGTGGTTTCATTTTCCTCAACTGCGTTAGCTGTTGGAATAGGGTTTCTTGGAACATACTTTAGTGTTAGAAGACCAATACGCGGGGGAAGAGCCCTCACCACATTATTATCTATTCCACTTGCCTTTCCCCCTATTGTGCTTGCCGTGGGTATCTTCTGGTCAGTCATCTACATCGACATAGGTTTATACGGAACTATCTGGGCCCTTGTTTACGCTTACAGCCTAAGATACATCCCGCTGGTTATAAGATTCCTGTCTGGCTCGCTTCTGCAGATTCACAGAGACTTAGAGGATTCGGCTATAGTTCACGGCGGAGGAGTTTTTACAACAATCACGCGAATAACTATACCGCTGTTGCGAACAGCTGTTTCATCAGCAGCTCTCTATGTTTTCATCAGAACGATAACAGACCTAGGTGTCGCTGTCCTGCTGGTCACACACAACTCCACAGTTCTATCAACAACCCTTTTCGCCCTATGGAACACGGGCGAGAAATTAACCGTCGTTGCTGGAGGACTTATCTACACAACAACACTTATGTGCCTTCTGTTCATAGCTCACAGATTCGGCTTCAGAATCATCCGGGAAAAAACAATTTAA
- a CDS encoding quinoprotein alcohol dehydrogenase produces MRKCLRVSNLAMCGEIINARALLYPLFMVLFLKMAAAVLMALVLSYYNAHVGDGDWPNMNHDPYGTNYSPQQKITKDNVNRLDVVWSIEIPRFMDGLGYGVIGPPLVIDGVVYLATNTPSILAVEASNGRILWEYRPRLQKIPLTPPHIHGINYYNGFILYPSPDCSIKLVDASTGTEKASIDSICDNVPGNAGDYSVEAAPVMDVERNIIVWGPSAAGGTASGRGFVAGFSLNGTMLWRLFITPPAGGDQLWDFRYVVERGGRFFEGRAKGNVEPMLGDWGDLGLRDGRTRAGAGLSFGHISVDSESGVAYVSTSNPKPDWNATYRPGPNLYSSSVIAINITTGDMLWFYQVVSHDFYDHDCAWNTVLAKTLNMVIKGCKNGELVALNASNGDLLWRFNPQSLVKTIQPSIMKRWHNDPSDQSFLQCPGAFGGIESDIALAYGKVFVAVMNLCTVHVPTPVEQYGEVVKGSVYNIAPTPINTTIYAVDLSNGEVKWSFFVDSAYRGWLTATGGMVIASTVNRGMIFLDAETGKPIHSISLDGTLRTGAVVGRDGEGRYVILQLVEKQGQFGETGSKQFLVALSLGEERTEPWAITLIFIAAAVTLVFLKLRLRKRWTKLTPVSRLRKHMVLRG; encoded by the coding sequence GTGAGGAAATGTTTACGGGTTTCAAACCTAGCAATGTGCGGAGAAATTATTAATGCCAGAGCATTATTGTATCCGCTGTTCATGGTCCTGTTTTTGAAAATGGCCGCAGCTGTCTTGATGGCCTTGGTGTTAAGCTATTACAACGCACATGTTGGTGATGGAGACTGGCCCAACATGAATCATGACCCATATGGGACAAACTACAGTCCTCAGCAAAAAATTACCAAAGATAATGTAAACCGTTTAGATGTAGTCTGGAGTATTGAGATTCCTAGGTTTATGGATGGGCTGGGCTACGGTGTCATAGGACCGCCCCTAGTTATTGACGGAGTGGTTTACCTCGCTACAAACACACCGTCAATATTGGCAGTGGAAGCATCAAACGGGAGAATCCTCTGGGAATACAGGCCTAGGCTACAAAAAATTCCTTTAACACCTCCACACATCCATGGCATAAACTATTACAACGGCTTCATACTCTACCCTTCACCAGACTGCTCGATAAAGCTGGTTGACGCATCAACAGGGACCGAAAAAGCCTCAATCGACTCCATATGTGATAACGTGCCGGGAAATGCCGGAGATTACTCTGTGGAGGCTGCGCCAGTAATGGACGTTGAACGTAATATAATTGTCTGGGGCCCGAGCGCCGCGGGTGGAACGGCGTCCGGAAGAGGGTTTGTAGCTGGCTTCTCGCTCAATGGAACGATGTTATGGCGCTTGTTTATCACACCCCCCGCCGGGGGCGACCAACTGTGGGACTTCAGATACGTTGTCGAACGCGGTGGCAGGTTCTTCGAGGGGCGAGCCAAAGGTAACGTTGAGCCGATGTTAGGGGACTGGGGCGACTTGGGTCTTCGAGACGGTAGGACAAGAGCTGGAGCGGGTCTATCTTTTGGACACATCTCGGTAGACTCTGAAAGTGGTGTAGCGTATGTGTCGACATCCAACCCGAAGCCTGACTGGAATGCAACATACAGGCCTGGTCCAAACCTCTACTCCAGCTCGGTCATAGCCATCAACATCACCACCGGTGATATGCTTTGGTTTTATCAAGTGGTGTCCCATGATTTCTATGACCATGACTGTGCATGGAACACAGTTCTAGCAAAAACTCTTAACATGGTCATCAAGGGCTGCAAAAACGGGGAATTGGTGGCGCTAAACGCTTCTAACGGTGATTTACTTTGGAGATTCAACCCACAATCACTGGTGAAAACAATTCAACCGAGCATCATGAAGAGGTGGCATAACGACCCCTCTGACCAGAGCTTCCTACAATGTCCTGGAGCATTTGGCGGAATAGAATCCGATATCGCTCTAGCCTATGGAAAAGTGTTTGTCGCGGTTATGAACCTTTGCACTGTCCATGTTCCCACGCCAGTGGAACAGTATGGGGAGGTTGTTAAAGGCTCGGTATACAACATCGCTCCAACACCCATCAACACTACGATATATGCCGTCGACCTGTCTAATGGTGAGGTGAAGTGGAGTTTCTTCGTAGACTCGGCTTACAGGGGCTGGCTTACGGCCACAGGTGGAATGGTCATAGCATCAACAGTAAACAGGGGGATGATTTTCCTTGACGCCGAGACTGGGAAACCTATACATAGCATCAGCTTAGACGGAACCTTGAGAACCGGCGCCGTCGTCGGAAGAGACGGCGAAGGCCGATACGTTATACTTCAGCTAGTCGAAAAACAAGGCCAATTCGGTGAAACAGGCTCTAAACAATTTTTAGTCGCTCTAAGTCTTGGCGAAGAGAGGACAGAACCTTGGGCTATAACATTGATCTTCATCGCTGCAGCAGTTACCTTGGTTTTCTTAAAACTCCGGCTGAGAAAAAGATGGACAAAGCTAACCCCAGTATCAAGGCTGCGAAAACATATGGTGCTAAGAGGCTGA